From the Roseateles sp. XES5 genome, one window contains:
- a CDS encoding FAD-binding oxidoreductase produces MVQARLSPDLLDRFAAITGPAHALTGDKDIAPYLVESRGLYHGTSPLVLRPGSVEEVSQILALATETRTAIVPQGGNTSHVGGSVPREDAADIVLSLSRLNRIRDVDPVGNVIVADGGAVLADIQAAAEKVGRLFPLSLGSEGTCQIGGNLSTNAGGTAVLAYGNMRQLCLGLEVVLPTGEVWNGLRRLKKDNTGYDLRDLFIGAEGTLGVITGAVLKLFPRPLGHEVAFAGLKSVDDALALFERASSRCGAALTGFELMPRLGVDFTTRHIPGVRDPLATRHDWYVLIDISTSDAAETATRMMEALLADGMETGLVENAVIAASEEQRKALWHMRESMSPAQKPEGGSIKHDVSVPVSAIPAFMTEADAAVMEAIPGARICSFGHMGDGNIHYNISQPVGADKQAFLDRWREINHLVHGIVLKYHGSISAEHGIGQLKRDELASVRAPIEMDLMRRVKRSFDPACIMNPGKVVSV; encoded by the coding sequence ATGGTGCAGGCAAGGCTTTCTCCCGATCTCCTCGACCGCTTCGCCGCCATCACCGGGCCGGCCCATGCGCTGACGGGCGACAAGGACATCGCCCCCTATCTCGTCGAAAGCCGCGGGCTCTATCACGGCACCTCGCCGCTGGTGCTGCGGCCGGGCTCGGTGGAAGAGGTATCGCAAATCCTGGCGCTCGCTACGGAAACGCGCACCGCCATCGTGCCGCAGGGCGGCAATACCAGCCATGTCGGCGGCAGCGTGCCGCGCGAGGACGCGGCGGATATCGTGCTCTCCCTCTCCCGTCTCAACCGCATCCGCGATGTCGATCCGGTCGGCAATGTCATCGTCGCCGATGGTGGCGCGGTGCTGGCGGACATCCAGGCAGCGGCCGAAAAGGTCGGCCGGCTGTTTCCGCTCTCGCTCGGCTCGGAGGGCACCTGCCAGATCGGCGGCAATCTTTCCACCAATGCCGGCGGTACGGCGGTGCTCGCCTATGGCAACATGCGCCAGCTCTGCCTCGGCCTCGAAGTGGTGCTGCCGACCGGCGAAGTCTGGAACGGCCTGCGCCGCCTGAAGAAGGACAATACCGGCTATGACCTGCGCGACCTGTTCATCGGCGCGGAAGGCACGCTCGGCGTCATCACCGGCGCGGTGCTGAAGCTTTTCCCCCGTCCGCTCGGTCATGAGGTCGCCTTTGCGGGCCTCAAGTCCGTGGACGACGCGCTCGCCCTCTTCGAACGCGCCTCCAGCCGCTGCGGCGCGGCGCTGACCGGTTTCGAGCTGATGCCGCGCCTCGGCGTCGACTTCACCACGCGGCACATTCCGGGCGTGCGTGATCCGCTCGCTACCCGGCATGACTGGTATGTGCTGATCGACATCTCCACCTCCGACGCGGCCGAAACGGCGACGCGCATGATGGAGGCGCTGCTTGCCGACGGCATGGAGACGGGGCTGGTGGAAAACGCGGTGATCGCCGCAAGCGAGGAACAGCGCAAGGCGCTCTGGCACATGCGCGAAAGCATGTCGCCCGCACAGAAGCCGGAAGGCGGCTCGATCAAGCACGACGTCTCCGTGCCGGTCTCGGCGATCCCCGCCTTCATGACGGAGGCGGACGCTGCCGTCATGGAAGCCATTCCCGGCGCCCGCATCTGCTCCTTCGGCCACATGGGCGACGGCAACATCCACTACAACATCTCGCAGCCCGTGGGCGCGGACAAACAGGCCTTCCTCGACCGCTGGCGCGAGATCAATCATCTCGTGCACGGCATCGTGCTGAAATACCACGGCTCGATTTCCGCCGAGCACGGCATTGGGCAATTGAAGCGCGACGAGCTTGCCAGCGTGCGCGCGCCGATCGAGATGGACCTGATGCGGCGCGTGAAGCGATCCTTCGACCCCGCCTGCATCATGAATCCCGGCAAGGTGGTCAGTGTCTGA
- a CDS encoding L-threonylcarbamoyladenylate synthase — MAEILDTRTDETAALTRACDALDRGVPVAIPTETVYGLAADATNPQAIARIYEMKGRPRFNPLICHMADLAMAERHAVFDPLSRRIAEAFWPGPLTLVLPIRPESAIHPLARAGLDTVGIRVPTGIASDLLSAFGRPLAAPSANTSGRISPTTARHVAEDFGAKLELVLDGGPAMVGLESTIVKVEGETIRLLRPGGLDAAEIERITGRPVIRKEAGAAIEAPGMLASHYAPDAPVRLDASDVRPGEVLIRFGGTALPGEAEAALVLDLSPAGDLAEAATNLFGYMKQADATGAGSIAFSPIPMTGLGEAINDRLQRAAAPRG; from the coding sequence ATGGCTGAAATCCTCGATACGCGGACGGATGAGACGGCGGCGCTGACGCGCGCCTGCGACGCGCTCGACCGCGGCGTGCCCGTCGCCATTCCCACCGAGACCGTCTATGGCCTTGCCGCCGACGCCACCAATCCTCAGGCGATCGCCCGCATCTACGAGATGAAGGGCCGGCCGCGCTTCAATCCGCTGATCTGCCATATGGCGGACCTTGCCATGGCGGAGCGCCACGCGGTTTTCGATCCGCTCTCGCGCAGGATCGCCGAGGCCTTCTGGCCCGGCCCGCTGACCCTGGTGCTGCCGATCCGGCCGGAGAGCGCCATCCATCCGCTGGCGCGCGCCGGGCTCGACACGGTCGGCATCCGCGTGCCGACAGGCATCGCCAGCGACCTGCTGTCCGCCTTCGGCCGGCCGCTCGCCGCGCCGAGCGCCAACACCTCCGGCCGCATCAGCCCCACCACCGCACGCCACGTCGCGGAGGATTTCGGGGCGAAGCTGGAACTGGTGCTCGATGGCGGGCCCGCCATGGTCGGCCTCGAATCCACCATCGTTAAGGTCGAAGGCGAGACGATCCGGCTGCTACGCCCCGGCGGGCTCGACGCAGCCGAGATCGAACGCATCACCGGCCGCCCCGTCATCCGCAAGGAGGCCGGCGCAGCCATCGAAGCGCCCGGCATGCTGGCCTCACACTACGCCCCCGATGCGCCGGTGCGGCTGGATGCAAGCGACGTGCGTCCCGGCGAGGTGCTGATCCGCTTCGGCGGCACGGCGCTGCCCGGCGAGGCGGAGGCGGCGCTCGTGCTGGATCTCAGCCCGGCCGGCGACCTTGCGGAAGCCGCGACCAATCTCTTCGGCTACATGAAGCAGGCGGACGCCACCGGCGCCGGCTCCATCGCCTTTTCGCCGATCCCCATGACCGGCCTCGGCGAGGCGATCAACGACCGTCTACAACGCGCCGCCGCGCCGCGCGGCTAA
- a CDS encoding diguanylate cyclase domain-containing protein, with product MAHKKSTTTDIALRIATAMKQMGIDGLPRNYELVYEAYAGGNPELVREFIALGKYKTQAALDELGRKYLPHQHEASVLQRSAGAISNEMSNFMDLLSQERSSLNDYGRLIGEASQVIREAGGALGTSLEALQRATELRVSHTAEMAEKVAAQSAVMDGIQKEMADFEAQKFIDLPTKLGNRRAFNKALARVYANPELPMMCGVAVAEVDAERRFSPGQIEALSDHLVTFYGGLIRQAFPANDLAVRFDGLRFGFLFQTSDESEVTRLIDLLRAAFQTVALRDPRTGRNLGHLTLSAGVCMSEGADSALDLAAACERALAEAKGGGGDQVVVYGRGDEVPAGKEWMLYRA from the coding sequence ATGGCGCACAAGAAATCCACGACCACCGATATCGCCCTGCGCATCGCGACCGCGATGAAGCAGATGGGCATCGACGGCCTGCCCCGCAACTACGAGCTGGTCTACGAGGCCTATGCCGGCGGCAATCCGGAACTGGTTCGGGAGTTCATCGCGCTCGGCAAGTACAAGACGCAGGCCGCGCTCGATGAGCTTGGCCGCAAGTACCTGCCGCACCAGCACGAGGCGAGCGTGTTGCAGCGCTCGGCCGGCGCGATCAGCAACGAGATGAGCAATTTCATGGACCTCCTGAGCCAGGAGCGCTCCTCGCTCAACGATTACGGCCGCCTGATCGGCGAGGCCTCGCAGGTCATCCGCGAGGCGGGCGGCGCGCTCGGCACTTCGCTGGAGGCCCTGCAGCGGGCGACGGAACTGCGCGTCAGCCATACCGCGGAAATGGCGGAGAAGGTCGCGGCGCAATCGGCCGTCATGGACGGCATCCAGAAAGAGATGGCGGACTTCGAGGCCCAGAAATTCATCGACCTGCCAACCAAGCTCGGCAATCGCCGCGCCTTCAACAAGGCGCTCGCGCGCGTCTACGCCAATCCCGAACTGCCGATGATGTGCGGCGTCGCGGTTGCTGAGGTGGATGCGGAACGCCGCTTCTCGCCCGGACAGATCGAGGCCCTGTCGGACCATCTCGTCACCTTCTACGGCGGCCTCATCCGTCAGGCGTTCCCGGCAAACGACCTCGCCGTGCGCTTCGACGGACTGCGTTTCGGCTTCCTGTTCCAGACGTCGGACGAGAGCGAGGTGACGCGGCTCATCGATCTCCTGCGCGCCGCCTTCCAGACGGTGGCGCTGCGCGATCCGCGCACGGGGCGCAACCTTGGACATCTCACGCTCTCTGCCGGCGTCTGCATGTCGGAAGGCGCCGACAGCGCGCTCGATCTTGCCGCCGCCTGCGAGCGGGCGCTGGCGGAAGCCAAGGGCGGGGGCGGCGATCAGGTCGTGGTCTACGGCCGCGGCGACGAGGTGCCGGCCGGCAAGGAATGGATGCTGTACCGGGCGTAA
- a CDS encoding DUF6656 family protein, translated as MQQTKFRYYDAVAYKRANPPKSAVHTEFLRTGRIDRGVSWSPSEKRYLSYQDVAERTGRKLERAGSVTHERINGFHQSIQFPKLIFHRTLAETPHLGYCHITVANSRFAEFENVQWAFYMANFLAEIGDEEQFFAGISRTPGRMYFAVAIAPTEEEGRLKIDRKVRGNGVIFRTDDPKLAMKNVLMLGARNEALRKIIRAL; from the coding sequence GTGCAGCAGACGAAATTCCGATATTACGACGCCGTCGCCTACAAACGGGCGAACCCGCCGAAATCCGCCGTGCACACCGAATTCCTGCGCACAGGCCGCATCGACCGTGGCGTGAGCTGGAGCCCGAGCGAGAAACGTTACCTCAGCTACCAGGACGTCGCCGAGCGCACCGGCCGCAAGCTGGAACGGGCCGGCAGCGTCACCCATGAGCGCATCAACGGCTTCCACCAGTCCATCCAGTTTCCGAAGCTGATCTTCCACCGCACGCTCGCCGAGACGCCGCATCTCGGCTACTGCCACATCACGGTGGCGAATTCGCGCTTTGCGGAATTCGAGAATGTGCAGTGGGCCTTCTACATGGCCAACTTCCTCGCCGAGATCGGCGACGAGGAACAGTTTTTCGCCGGCATTTCCCGCACGCCCGGCCGCATGTATTTCGCCGTGGCCATCGCGCCGACGGAGGAGGAAGGCCGCCTCAAGATCGACCGCAAGGTGCGCGGCAACGGCGTGATCTTCCGCACCGACGATCCGAAACTCGCCATGAAGAACGTGCTGATGCTCGGCGCGCGCAACGAGGCGCTGCGCAAGATCATCCGCGCGCTTTAG
- a CDS encoding aromatic ring-hydroxylating dioxygenase subunit alpha, translated as MDIRSDVLRKLKNRREGHSLEQAFYIDPDHYRLDLETIWYRDWLFIGHDCEIPKAGNYFTVQVGDYPVVVTRDRSGTVRALHNSCRHRGSRVCTQHKGTSAKLVCPYHQWTYELDGSLLFARHMAEDFDRTQHGLKQIRCETVGGYIFICLAEEAPDFAPFRALVEPYLARHRLGETKVAFESTIVEKGNWKLVWENNRECYHCAANHPELCRTYPEAPSATGVQGAKDDPVIAEHWAKCEAAGLPSEFRMSPTGQFRAARMPLIQDAESYTMSGARAVQRPLSNDVLDSGIGTLLLFHYPTTWNHVLADHAITFRVLPLGPELTQVTTKWLVHKDAVEGVDYRLDELTHVWTETNDQDRRIVEENAFGIRSPAYQPGPYSPEDEGGVMQFVEWYCNFMVERLDGAETPLSRVA; from the coding sequence ATGGATATCCGCAGCGACGTGCTCCGCAAGCTCAAGAACCGCCGTGAAGGCCACAGCCTCGAGCAGGCCTTCTACATCGATCCCGACCATTACAGGCTGGACCTCGAGACGATCTGGTATCGCGACTGGTTGTTCATCGGCCATGACTGCGAGATCCCGAAGGCCGGCAATTACTTTACCGTGCAGGTCGGCGACTATCCCGTCGTCGTCACCCGCGACCGCTCCGGCACCGTGCGGGCGCTGCACAATTCCTGCCGCCACCGTGGTTCGCGCGTCTGCACGCAGCACAAGGGCACCTCGGCCAAGCTCGTCTGTCCCTATCACCAGTGGACCTACGAACTCGACGGCTCGCTGCTCTTCGCCCGCCACATGGCCGAGGATTTCGACAGGACGCAGCATGGCCTGAAGCAAATCCGTTGCGAGACCGTCGGCGGCTACATCTTCATCTGCCTTGCCGAAGAGGCGCCTGATTTCGCGCCCTTCCGCGCCCTGGTCGAGCCCTATCTCGCCCGCCATCGCCTCGGCGAGACCAAAGTGGCCTTCGAAAGCACGATCGTCGAGAAGGGCAATTGGAAGCTCGTCTGGGAAAACAACCGCGAGTGCTATCATTGCGCCGCCAACCATCCCGAACTCTGCCGCACCTATCCGGAAGCCCCGAGCGCCACGGGCGTGCAGGGCGCCAAGGACGATCCCGTCATCGCCGAACACTGGGCGAAATGCGAGGCGGCAGGCCTGCCGAGCGAATTCAGGATGTCGCCGACCGGCCAGTTCCGCGCCGCGCGCATGCCGCTCATCCAGGACGCCGAGAGCTACACCATGTCCGGCGCGCGCGCCGTGCAGCGCCCGCTCTCCAATGACGTCCTGGACAGCGGCATCGGCACGCTGCTGCTCTTCCACTATCCGACGACCTGGAACCATGTGCTCGCCGACCACGCCATCACTTTCCGGGTGCTGCCGCTCGGTCCGGAACTGACGCAGGTCACGACCAAGTGGCTGGTCCACAAGGATGCGGTCGAAGGCGTCGACTACCGTCTCGATGAGCTCACCCATGTCTGGACCGAGACCAACGACCAGGACCGTCGCATCGTCGAGGAAAACGCCTTCGGCATCCGTTCGCCGGCCTATCAGCCCGGTCCCTATTCGCCGGAGGACGAGGGCGGCGTCATGCAGTTCGTCGAGTGGTACTGCAATTTCATGGTCGAACGGCTCGACGGCGCCGAGACGCCGCTCTCGCGGGTGGCCTGA
- a CDS encoding hybrid-cluster NAD(P)-dependent oxidoreductase, producing the protein MTIASQFRHFDELHPWHDRHNLLECTAATVETADVMTFTFRSDQKNWFRYLPGQFVTLELPVSADEPVMRTYTLSSTPSRPFSVAVTVKAQKNSIGTRWMFEHLRPGMTLKAFGPLGDFSFVRYPAEKYLFISAGSGVTPMMSMTRWMSDCAPQSDVAFVSCARKPEDLLFKPELECLAAQMPNLALGFVVEGHNPRDGWHGLRGRIDAARLSLLAPDFRERTVFCCGPEPFMRGVKDMLKVCGFDMNRYHEESFQPANAPAPEEIAIRAGAGEQEVDANAVSTVTFTMAGKDAKCPPGQTILQTARAAGVRIGAACEGGLCGTCRVLKISGEVEMRHNGGILDDEIEEGYILACCSRPIGDVQIEA; encoded by the coding sequence ATGACGATCGCCAGCCAATTCCGCCATTTCGACGAGCTGCATCCCTGGCATGACCGCCACAATCTTCTGGAGTGCACCGCGGCCACCGTTGAAACGGCCGACGTGATGACCTTCACCTTCCGCTCCGACCAGAAGAACTGGTTCCGCTACCTGCCGGGCCAGTTCGTCACGCTGGAGCTGCCGGTCTCGGCAGACGAACCGGTCATGCGCACCTATACGCTCTCCTCCACACCCTCGCGGCCCTTCTCCGTCGCCGTCACGGTGAAGGCGCAGAAGAACTCCATCGGCACGCGCTGGATGTTCGAGCATCTGCGCCCCGGCATGACGCTGAAGGCCTTCGGGCCTCTCGGCGACTTCTCCTTCGTGCGCTACCCGGCGGAAAAATACCTCTTCATCTCCGCCGGCTCGGGCGTCACGCCGATGATGTCGATGACGCGCTGGATGTCCGATTGCGCGCCGCAGTCGGACGTCGCCTTCGTCTCCTGCGCCCGCAAGCCGGAGGACCTGCTGTTCAAGCCGGAACTCGAATGTCTCGCCGCCCAGATGCCGAACCTCGCGCTCGGCTTCGTCGTGGAGGGCCACAATCCGCGGGACGGCTGGCACGGTCTGCGCGGCCGCATCGATGCCGCCCGTCTCTCGCTGCTCGCGCCCGATTTCCGCGAGCGCACCGTCTTCTGCTGCGGTCCGGAACCGTTCATGCGCGGCGTCAAGGACATGCTGAAGGTCTGCGGCTTCGACATGAACCGCTACCACGAGGAAAGCTTCCAGCCGGCCAATGCGCCCGCGCCGGAAGAGATCGCCATCCGTGCGGGTGCTGGCGAGCAGGAGGTCGATGCCAACGCCGTTTCGACCGTCACCTTCACCATGGCCGGCAAGGACGCCAAGTGCCCACCCGGCCAGACGATCCTGCAGACCGCCCGCGCTGCCGGCGTGCGCATCGGTGCGGCCTGCGAAGGGGGGCTCTGCGGCACCTGCCGGGTGCTGAAGATTTCGGGGGAGGTGGAGATGCG